A segment of the Bos javanicus breed banteng chromosome 22, ARS-OSU_banteng_1.0, whole genome shotgun sequence genome:
CTCAGCGGCATCTCTCCCTCCTGCAGGCTTGGCCGGTGGTGGCGGATCAAAGAGGCCCGGAACTCTGTCTGCATCATCCCTCTCCGCAGGGCCCCCAGGCCCCCGGCTGCTGGGTCCTGACACTCACATCCCCTTTATTTAAGTTCTCCCCAGGTCATCCCCTGCTTTCTTTGTATTAAAAGTCTCCTCTTTTGGGTCTTGTCTTCTCCAGCTTCTTGGGTAGGGAGGGCAGAGATGGCTTAGTAAAGGCCTAGGGGCTTTAGCCTTTCCAGGGAATTTGGGGATGGGACCCTCAGCTGGCTTCTGGCTCCTGGACCCTGAGTGTCCTCTGTGACCTCATTAGGCCAGCTTCCCACCCCCCTGCTCTGGGCTCATTGGGGTCGGAAGCTGCTGACCCCTCAGCTAAGAAGCTGTGGCTGTCCAGTGTGTGTAAAGGCCTGGCTGTGGGGTCTGAGGACTGAAAGGAAGACcgtcagggggcttccctggtggctcagtggtaaagaatccgcctaccaattgCAAGAGACGTGTTTGGTCCccagtccgggaagatcccacgtgctgcagagtaGCTGAGCCTGTGCGTGTGTGCGTAGTCattgcagttgtgtccgactctctgcgactgtGTGGATCgttgcagttgtgtccgactctctgcgactgtgtggatcatggcctgccaggcccctctgtccgtaggattctccaggcaagaatactggagtgggttgccatttccttctccagcctatgcaccacaactattgagcctgtgctctggagtctaggaactgcaactactaaagcctgctCACCCAAGAACccgtgttccacaagagaagccaatgcAGTGAagagcctgagcaccgcaactagagaaaagcccacacagtaaTGAAGACGCAGCAcggccgaaaataaataaataaaaatgaaactgttgTCCCAACAGACCATCCTGGATGTATTCTTACAAGTCAGGCTGATCTGCCCCACCCAGGCCAGGTCAGGAAGTTTTAGGAGCCAGACTGCCcttggggtgggggtcggggtggAGGTGGGACCCTGCATTGCTCACTGCTTGGGGACAAGGGTCAGAGGTGGGAATAGCTCTGCCCTTGGTCCAAATGACAGCCAGGCTGCATGACTCCTGTGAGCAATGCCCCTGCCAGGTAAACATGTCAAAGGAATGTTCATTCTCCTGATTTCACTGGATAATTCAGCTCCTGCTATGGGGTGGAGTAAAGAGGTGGAGAGGCTTTACTGGAGAGCTAGCAGTGCAGTGAAGCCACCTCTCCTCTGGAAACTCAGTGGAAAATGGGAATGTTAAGGATTCTGCCCATACCTTTCTTCTAATGCCTTGAGTCCAACAGCTGAGCCTGTGGTTCTCAAGCGGCAGTGGCTTCCCCCCGGTCTCCCCAGGCCTCCCCCTTGGACAGAGCTGCTCCTTTCATTGTCTTGGGGCCTGTAGGGTCAGGTTCAGACCGAATCCCTGAAAATCTTGTTATGGATCAGAGGATGTTACTAGAATTCACTCCCTATGTCTCCGCCTTAAATTGAGCTTAATGATGGGATACACATACCTCCTGAACAATATTGCAAGTAATATGGAGATGCCCCTTAATCCACAAACCCCTTTTCCATTAGCACATTCCCAGGGAGAACGAAAATAAATGCCCTTGGAATTGAAACTGAAAATAATCCCTCCTATGGCCTCTATTCTTGGCCTTGGTCAGCTGAGACTCTGTAGTTGggctcttcctccctttctcccttgctcgCTTCCAGGCAATGGGAAGCCACGAGAGGGTTGAAAGCAAAAACGTAAAATGAGCTGGTTCACAGTAAAGAGAAAACACAACTCGCTGCTGTGTGGAGAATTAATTAGTAGAGGTTTGGGGGAAAGAAGGGTGGCCACTTAGGAAGCTATAGTAATAGCAGGTAAGAGGTGATGGAGGTGTGAGAGGGCCCAGTGGCAGAACGGGGAGACAGAGCTGTGTTTGGAGAAGTCAACAGATACTTGTTGATTGTGCAATGAGATGAACGTGGCAACATAGTAGTCAGTGGTGACATTTATGAAGATGAGGAAGACCGAGTGGGGAAAGCAGGATCGTGAGGAGGAGGATCAAGACTTCAGTCTGCAGTGTCCAGTAAGTTGcagggaagctgagcaggcaatgagcTCACTGCTCTGTTTTATAACAAATACAAAGCTCTGTGACTCAGGGGTGCTGCAATATGCCTCCCACCACCCACTCCAATGGGCTCAAGCGCTCCCCTGTCTTCTTCCACCCATGATGGACTCAAGGCCACAGGTGAGGGTGAGGTGAGCCACTGTAGAAACTCTTAGCTCTGTTTGTAGCTCTGAACCAGGCAAAAGACACCAGGTGGGGCCCTTCCTGGCTCTGCCTATTTCTGTCCTCTGCAGACCCACCTGGTCATCATGAGGCCCTGGGACTTCCTCAGATCACAGCCCCAGGGTCACTGAGGTGTGCGTTTCTCATTCCTAAAACACAGGTGTGCAGTTTGACagaagggtggggaggggctgaaaGAACAGCAGGTAGGGCTTAAAACATATCAAATTGATGCAGAGCCCACTAACCACTTCACAGGTTCCATCAGGAAGCCTGCCCATGTCACTGAGGATGCCTTACCTCCGGATCCCCCAGTTGGCCTACAGTCACCCCCAGTCTACCCAAAAAAATACAGGAATAAGGAAATCGTGCATgtctctgtgaatatactaaaaaaccaTCGaatacagacttccctggtgatccggtggttaagaatctgcctttcagtcTTTTCTCCATCATCCTATCTTATGTTCAGTTGAATTTGCTCCTTGCTGTCTTCTCACAGGACTTGCAGGATCAAGTGATTCCTGGCCAGGAAACAAAAACGGAATCATCCTATTCCCTAgtggattcgaatgaaaactggtAATAAAATCAGGCAAAGCTCCCAAGAGACGACGCTGGAGAAGATCCAAGCTGGGGATATAAGGAGTCTCACATATGAAGTGGCAAACATTTATGCTGTGTCAAGATCACGTGCATCTTAAGGGAATCACGGCAATGAGAACATCACCACTGTCTGAACAGCTCACGAGTATTTTATGGGAGCAATGGAATGTTTGGCTGTGGGTGTTTCCTCCCTAGGGATCTGTTTGCTCAGTAATAAGTATgtgaaacattaaagaaaaaaagaagaattcaccttccaatgcaggggatgagggtctgatccctggtcagggaacaaagatcccacatgtggtggGGCAATAAGCCCACACACAACTACCGAGCtggtgagccacaactagagagaagccccgaTGCCACACCAAAGTTCCCGTGTGCCAAAAAGACTCGACAcagacaaaacattaaaaaaaaaaaccactgaacCATGTACTTTAAGGGGATGAATTGTATAGCATCTGCATTATTATACATTCTAACAAAGCtgttaacaaataaaaattaaaagcacaccTGAAATGGAAAGATTCAAGGGTTATAGTATACAGAGATCAACTGTATGAGCAGTTGTGAGATGCTTGATACCGAATTGCAAAGTTGAAGAAGATAAATTATCTAATTTCAAGACTTATTGTCTTGAAAAACTATAAAGTTACAGTAGTCAGAACAGGTAAGAATGTAAGAAGAGACAAACAGATCAATGATACAGAATAAAGAagccagaaatagactcatattTACACagtctattgatttttttatgtACCAAGCTAAGTCAATGCAGaaaggaaatgtatttttcaatgGAACAGAAAACTTGACCCCTATCTAAcatcatagccaaaaataaattaattcaagatGTATCATAGACCTAAACAAAAACTAAAGCAAAGCTGATacaaagcttctagaagaaaacccATGAGAAATATTTTGTGACCCTGGAGTTGACAAAGATTTCTTAGGGCAGAGAAAGCACTCAGTATAAAATATTGATAGAACTGGACTTCATCCAAATTAAAACCATCTGTTCATCAAAAGACTGCACTTAAAAAGTCACAGATGGGGGAAAAGAACATCTACAGTACatgtatctgacaaaggactcatATCCAGAGTATAAGAGCTTCTATGACTCAGTGATGAAGACAAACAGCCCAATAAAAGTGGGATAAATGCTTAAACCAATACTTCATAAAAGATAAACGAATGGTCACTGAACACATGCTCCTCATAGCTGGATCCGTGGGCATCTGAGCAGTGAGGGGAGGAATTAAAGTCCCTGCACTCCAAGGACACAGGCACGATTGCACAGATGGAGCCCCGGTAAACGAGGGGGCTGAGTCCCAGCGGGGAGGGAGACTCAAGCCGGAGAGGCCAGGGCAGGGGTGTTGGTAAATGTGGTGACCCTAGGGACAGGGAGGATACGGGTGCTTTGAATGCCACCAGGATGGACTCAGACTCAATCCAGTGGGCAGGGAGGAGCTGCCCCAGGGGCCGAGAAGCGGAGGGGCACACTATTCAAGCAAGGGGCCTGGGGCGAGCGTGAGGGGGGTGAGCGTCCTTCTCCAGCCCCCATCTTCTCTATCATTCTTCTCCACCTCTACCAGAAGTCCTAAGGAGACCTCTTCAGGGACGAgcggaaagaagagaagaaaggagggggTCTGTGAGGGTGTCAGTGGGATCAACCCCCTGAATAGGCTCCCAGCCCCAGAGCCTgagggggaaggaaagaaggtcTGCTGGTTCTGGGGGCCTCACAGAGTTCTGCCGTATTGTATGAATGGGTCAGCAACTCAACTCTTCTCTCCTAAGGTAATCATTGGTAGCTGTTTGGTGTATATACCTTACTCCCTCTTTATCTGCATTTAtagcatatatgtataattatacatTTTGATGGGTTTTTTTTACCATCCCATACAATGATGGTTTTATATTTCATCTAATGGGATCATAATGATGTTCAGCTTTTTTCACTTACAAATACATCTTGGATACACTTTCTCATCAgtacatgtatataaaattattctTCAACAGTTATGCTATAGGCTATAGTATAAACGGACTATAAACCATTAGATCCATGCCCAATTTTACCACCTGGGGATGTCACCAATGACTATCTTTATACACCTTTATATCGATGGGCCACTCTTTCCAGTGTCTTGCTTTTGGCCATTTCCAGCAGAAGAGAATGGACAGCACTGTTGCCTCTTCCTTGGATGGGGCTTAACTCTTGGGAGCCATCCTGGTGCTTGAGTCACAACTGGCCTTATGACATCACAGGTCTGCCACCCTGACTCTTTTCTCCCATGCCATGACTAGAGGAACACAGACCTTAGGGGATTTGAACCATCTACACCCAATCCATGTGGAACCAATAATGGTGAGTAAGACAGAAGCTGACACACTAGGCATTTGGGGATGTCCCCATAAATCTCAGGGTGAGAGAACTCCCCCTAACTTCTGACTAgtctgggaagccctgtgcaCTAGGGCTGTGTGGCTTGCTTactggagagagagggagagcagCCTCACTCTTGCCTTTCCCCTCTCTGCTGATTGCAGGAGACAGACCAGCCTAAGACAGTTgatgaaaacactgaaaataagCCTCAGGAGAATAAGGGGCTGGTGGAGAATAGTTTACCCTCAGAACCATCGCCGACgttagagaaggcagaggtaAGGGGAGCCCTGACTTGGATGTGTCCGGGCTTTGTGTCCTGATACCGCGGCTAGTGTCTTTGGTATGTTCCAGAGCCAGGAACAGGAATAAACTCTTTCTTGTCTGTCCCCTTTTCccgtttttttttaaaaaaaggctcaACAAGAGAATAAAGCAGCAACAAAGGGAGCGGATGATGCTGATAAGAGATCAGGAGTGGTATGATCCCCTCACCCAGATGACATGGGGCTGGGAGTGCAAATGTGAGAGTTGTGTTTGTGGAATGGAATGGCCAATATTCTATTTAGAAGCTGGGTTTAAtcagtggtgtgtatgtgtgtgtgtgtgtgtgtgtgtgtgtgtatgtgtgtgagcgtgtgtgcatgtatgtttgCTTGCtaattaagatttaaaatttgaaagtcaAGAGAAGTGAAGATGAGGAAGAGATGAGAGGCAGCATTTTACGGGATGGGGGAAACTTTAAACACTATGATATTGCAGAGGAAGAGAGCAGGTTGTGAATTGGAGCTCGAGCCAAGGATGAAAGGGCAGGATAGCAGAGGAAGCCACTTCTCCAGTAGGTGTGTGGGCTCTGAAGGGAAGAGTCCTGGATCCTGGTTGGGTGGGCAGTCTCAGGTAGACTTTGATAACACTCTGATTATGGAATTCTGGCCTGAGGTTGGCCAACTTGACCCATGTAATACTGGGTGGCCAGaacaaacccatgaaaagatgctcagcatcactctttatcagagaaatgcgaatcaaaaccacaatgaggaaccatctcatgccagtcagaatggctgctatcaaaaagtctacaaacactaaatgctggagagggtgcggagaaaaaggaaccctcttacactgttggtgggaatgcaaactagtacagccactatggagaacagtgtggagattccttaaaaaactggaaatagaactgccacacaacccagcaattccattgctgggcatacacactgaggaaaccataattgaaagagacacgtgtaccccaatgttcatcgcagcactgtttataatagccaggacatggaagcaacctagatgtccatcagcagacgaaaggataagaaagctgtggtacatacacacaatggaatattactcagccattaaaaagaatgcatttgaatcagttctaatgaggtggatgaaacaagcctattatacagagtgaagcaagtcagaaagaaaaacaataatacagtatactaatgcacatgtatggagtttagaaagatgataatgatgaccctatatgcgagacagcaaaagagacacagatgtaaaaaacagtcttttggactctgtgagagaaggcgaggctgggatgatttgagagaatagcattgaaacatgtatattatcatatttgaaacagatcaccagtccaggtttgatgcatgggacagggtgctcagggctggtgcactgggatgaccctgagggaagggatggggagggaggtgggagggggttcaggatggggaacacatgaacacccatggcaaaaaccactgcaatattgtaaagtaattagcctccaattaaaattaattaattaattaaaaaaataccaggTAGCCAGGACACATATACTCCCGTTTTACAGATGGGTGCTCTGAGATTCAGAGGTCAATGTGGTGTATCCATGCCCATTAACCAGAGGGGAACAGAGAAAGGACACCTACTTGGCCTGTGGGTCCAGCCAGCATCCTGCACAGTGCTCCTGGGGATCAGAGGAGGCGTGGTTGCTCATAGGGCATCAGAGACCCTTCGTGGCACACCCTGGGGCTGAAGTGGGTGGGGAATATCCTCTCAAcgtctccttttatttttctcattaggTCACAAAACCCCAAAAGAAGCCTCCCGTCAGTGATCCAGAAGCAGTAAAGATCCAGGCCTGGTGGCGGGGCACCCTGGTGCGCAGGACGCTGCTGCACGCGGCGCTCAGAGTGTGGATCATTCAGGCCTGGTGGAGGGTCAAGCTGGCGCGGCTGCAAGATAGCAGGCGGCGGGCAGCTCTGGAGAACTTCACACGGAAGGAGTGGGCAGCAGTCAGGCTGCAGTCCTGGGTCCGCATGTGGCGCATCCGTCGGCGCTACTGCCGTCTGCTCGATGCTGCCCGCATCATCCAGGCCTACTGGAGGTGCCACTCCTGCACTTCCCGGGGTTTCATCAAGGGCTACTACAGAGTCACAGCCAACCAGCTACATCTCGAACTCGAGATCTTGCTGGGCTCAGGGCCTTGCATTGTGACGGAGTGTATTCCCCTTCCAATAAAGCAGTGAAGTGGTCTATACCCAGCCCCTCTCTGCTTGATAAACTCCAGGACATCAGGGCCAAGGGTAGCAAATGGTtagcatctcacatgctagctcTGAGGAATTGGCACGGGTTGTCTGAGGCTCTGAGGTTTTCTGAGGAAGAGGATTCTGAGCCCTAGTCCAGActgagcagttcagttcagtcgctcagtcatgtccgactctttgcaaccccatgaatcgcagcatgccaggcctccctgtccagcaccatctcccggagttcacctaaactcatgtccatcgagtcagtgatgccatccagccatctcatcctctgttgtccccttctcctgcctccaatccctcccagcatcagagtcttttccaatgagtcaactcttcgcatgaggtggccaaagtactggagttccagctttaccatcagtccttccaaagaacacccaggactgatcgatctccttcagaatggactggttggatccccttgcagtccaagggactctagattGTGATTGATTAGCAATGTCTGACATAGGCAGGGAAGTTGGGAGTACAGATCTGCCATGTCGCCAACTCAGAGAGCATCACTCATGTTTGGTCAATGGAAATGGTGCCTCTCCCCAAGGCTGGGTATAATGGAAGcctggggcagggatggggttGTCCCACACAACAGCACATTTGCCAGGAATTCATTCACCCCAGTCTATTTGCTCTGGGCATGATCTCCCATCCTCATGACTGAGGGGAGCCCACCACCCCAAAGTCTTGATCCTGGTTCCTGTTGTTTCATAAACTGCACCCCGCACCCAACCCCCTGTAAATGGAGGATGAGAAAAGATGGAAGAGGCAGACTACCTCAGATCAGTAGGTGGCAGGTTTAGTAAGCAAGGGAACTTATTTACAAGGCTTGTCTTGGGCAGCTGCAGACAAGTAGATCTCTGTTCTGCACTTGCATGCCAGCATTTTGAAAGTTTATATAGAGGCCTTAATGAGGTTCAGCCACATAAACCATCCAGATATTCTTAATAACACATTACTCTCAAGGCTGCATCCTTGAAAATGCCTCTCACTGTGGGAATGGTGGGTAGATCCTACACTTCAAGGACAAGGGAggcagtgttcagttcagttcagttcagttgctcagttgtgttcgactctttgtgaccccatggacacgtcagggttctctgtccatcaccaactcctggagcttgctcaaatgcatgtccattgagtcactgaagccatccaaccatctcaccctctgttgtccccttctcctgccttcgatctttcccagcattagggtcttttccaatgagtcagtttttcgcatcagttggccaaagtactggagtttcagcttcagtatcagtccttccacgaatattcaggactgatttcctggaggattattgactggtttaatctccttgcagtccaagggactctcaagagtcttctccaacaccacaatttaaaagcaccaattctttggcactcagctttctttatagttcaattctcacatccataacatgactactggaaaaaccatagctttgactagatggacctttgttggcaaagtaatgtctctgctttttactgtgctgtctgggttggtcacagcttttcttccaaggaaagggAGGGGGTGACGGGCATCCAGTTGCCCAGGTCTCTCTTGTGTGTCAGCGGCAGTACGTCTTTTCAACAACCCCTTCCAATAACTTCCTGCTCACTTTAGGGGCTGTAACTTCACACTTGGCCTCCAAGTTAGAATCTGAACCCCAAACTGAAAATGGTTAGAGTGCATGGCCCCGTTCTCATTCCTACCTCAAACTCTGTCCCTCACTCTCTGACCCTTAATGGAGGCTTGGACTCATTCTCTTCTAGACCTTACTGATGTGGGAGGTTCCACAGgcttggggttgggggtggggttaaAGAAGGCATTCCACTTCTAGCTGAACCTTCTGGTGAGTGTTAGGTGATCGCCCCTAGGTGATCACAGACCCAGACCTGAGAAGGCAGAAGTTGGGtctccctcaccctctccccagtTTCTGCAAGAACTGGTCCTCTGACCATCCCTTCTTGTGACAAGCTGCCACACTGGGGCCTAAGTGATGATAAAGGGCCAATTAAGAGGTCAAGCTTAGGTTGTCCTTCTGCCCATCTAGGCACTGCTATTTCACAGTTTCCTGCAGAGAGAGGCGGTCTGAGGTCTTGGGTTATTCCCCATCCAAGCTGCAAGCCCAGAAGCCCTACCTCCATCCCGGCTCCATGTGGTCTGCCCTGGCAAGTGGGTCCCTGAGCTCACATTTCCCAGAGGTCTCCTGCTCCAGCTCTCTGTCTTGCACTGGGGCTTGAGCTGTGTCTTTCCCACTTTTTGTCCCTCTGTGTCCTGCCCTGTGTCTCACTCAGGTTCtggtctctctctcttgctctgaaGGATTTCTGTCCCCTCTCCCctcatttccctttctctcttgtgtTCAGTGACTCAGAGTTAACAGCAAGGACTTTTGAACCAAACTGAGCTAAGTCACACCAACGTGGCTTCCCCACTCACTGCTGTGTGGCCATGGATATGTCATTTTTCCTATCTGAGCCCCAGTTCCCTGAGCTGTGAAGTGGGGCTAATAATCCTCATCATTCAGTGTGAATGTCAAATAGCATAAAAATTCAGCCTTAGCAAAAGAACAAGGAAAGAAGGTTACATTTACACACCGTAAAAACTGGCAGTCAGAGTGGGAAGGGAATCATGTTTAGTCCAATTAAGAACACCAAAGGTTCCCTACCATCAGAATCAACTGCaaatgtttggggcttccctggtagctcagcagtaaagaatccgcttgccagtgcagaagacatgggttcaatctgtggtctgggaagatcccacatgctatggagcaaccaagcctgttcACCACACCTACTGTGACGGTGCTGTAGaccccaggagctgcaactacagagctcttatgtcacaactactgaagcccgagtgccctggagcctgtgctcagcaacaagagaagccaccgcaactaaagaaaaacccacacagcaatgaagacccagcacagccataaataaatacataaaattataaaattttttaaaaagaaggaaaaaagtatatACACGAAACTACAAATAATTAGGAGTGCGAgtgtgcgtgctgagtcacttcagtcgtgtctggctctttgcagccccatggactatagccctccaggcttccctgttcatgggattctggaggcaagaatatggggtgggttgccatgccctcctccaggggaccttcctgacccagggatcaaaaccacatctcttatgtcttctgtgaGAAGAGTTGAATTGCTGATCCATTTATATAATAGTGGGAACCTCTATGAGGCCCCTAGGACCAGCAAACCTGCTTTCCTTCCCCTTCAGGCTCTGGGGCTGGGAGTATATTCAAGGGGCTGATCCCACTGACATTCATTGACTCCTCCTTATTTCTTTCTGCCCCTCCCGGAAGGGATCTACTGAGGCCCTCTAGGAGGAAACTCTGGTAGAGGTGGCAGAGAATGGTGGGGATA
Coding sequences within it:
- the IQCF1 gene encoding IQ domain-containing protein F1; the protein is MTRGTQTLGDLNHLHPIHVEPIMETDQPKTVDENTENKPQENKGLVENSLPSEPSPTLEKAEAQQENKAATKGADDADKRSGVVTKPQKKPPVSDPEAVKIQAWWRGTLVRRTLLHAALRVWIIQAWWRVKLARLQDSRRRAALENFTRKEWAAVRLQSWVRMWRIRRRYCRLLDAARIIQAYWRCHSCTSRGFIKGYYRVTANQLHLELEILLGSGPCIVTECIPLPIKQ